In Vicinamibacterales bacterium, the genomic window GACTCGGAACTCCGCTACAGTGCGCCGCCGCTCCCCAGCCTGCAGAGCCTGGACCGAAGCGGCCGCGTCATCTACGTCGGCACGTTCAGCAAGCTGCTGTTCCCGTCGCTGCGCCTTGGCTACGCCGTGATACCCGAGCCGCTGCTGGACGGGTTCAACGAACTGAAGCACCTCATCGACGACCACCTGCCCCTCATCGATCAGGCCACGTTGGCCGAGTTCCTCGAGAGCGGCGCGTTCTACTCGCACATCCGCCGGTGCCGCAAGGCCTACGCCGAACGCCAGGCACTGTTCCTGCGCCTCTTCAAAGCCTCGGACCTCCCGCTTCGGTTCGAACACACGGACGGCGGCATGAACCTCACCGGCTTCCTGCCGGCGGGTACCGACGACGCGGCGTGGTCGGAGAAGCTGGGCCGGGCAGGCTTCGACGTGCCGCCGCTGTCGCGGTACGCCCTCGGCGCCACCAGACCGGGGCTCGTCTTCGGGTTCACCGCGTTCAGCCCCGACCTCATCCAGTCGTCCTTCGAGCGCATGTGCGCCGTCCTCCTGAGCGCGGGCCTCGTGACGCGGGCTGCCGGTCAGGACGCACCCTCCGACGTCCGGACCGAGCGGGCGGTCCGCCGCTCGAGGGCTCGGAACAGGAAGTAGAGCGGCACCCCGGCCAGAATCAGGCCGATTCCCAGAAGCGCCTGCCAGAAGTTGGCGACGAACGTGCTCACGACGATGCCGGCCGTCGCCACGAGGAAGAAGATCGGCGTCACGGGGTACAACGGGCACCGGTACGGGCGTTCGAGTTCGGGCCGCCGCCGGCGCAAGATGATCACCCCGGCCACTGCGAGGCCGTAGAAGATCCAGGACGTGAACACGTAGGACGTGAAGAGCTGCTGGAAGCTGCCGACCAGCGTGAACACGGCCGCCCAGGCGCCCTGCGCGATCGTCGCGACGATCGGCGTCCGGAAACGGGGGCTGAGCCGTGCGAACGAGCGGAAGAACAGGCCATCGTTCGCCATCGCCCAGTTCACGCGCGGCGCGCCGAAGATGATGCCGTTCATCGCGCCCAGGATGGATACGGCGATCAAGACCGACATGAGCAGGGCCGTGCCCGCACCGAACGCGTGCTCGACGGCCGCCGCCGCGACGCGGTTCGTCCCCCGAATCAGGTCCGGCGGCAGCACCGCGTAGTAGGCGAGATTGACGAGCAGGTAGATCGCGAAGGTCAACGCGGTGCCGATGAGCAGGCTCCGGGGGAGCGTGCGCGATGGGTCCTTCACCTCGCCGGCCGCGAACGAGACGAAATGCCACCCGTCGTACGCCCAGAGGACGGCAACCAGTGCGACACCGAAACCCGTCCACGACACGCTCGCCCCCGAGGGCGCCGCATGATCGAGCAGTAGCGCCACGCTGCCGCGGGAATACAGGAGGACCGTCATCACGCCGAGTCCAGCCAGCTTCGCCACGGTCAGCGTGTTCTGGACCCACTTGCCGACGACGAGCCCGAGGCAGTTGACGCCGACGAACGCGGCGATGCACAGGATCTGGAAGACCTTCTGCTGCGCGGGGGTGAGGCCGAGAAGCGGGGCGGCATACAGGCCAATCGCCGCCGCCAGCGTGGCGATACTGCCGGCGTGGATCAGCGCCATCGCGCTCCAGCCGTAGACGAACCCGACCGCCGGGCCGTACACCGTGGTCAGGTAGACATAGAGTCCGCCAGCCGACGGCAACGCTGCCCCGAGTTCGCTGAGCGCCGCAGCCCCGCACAGGCTCAGCAGGCCGCCGAACGCCCAGACGCCCGCAACGGCGGAGAGCGAGTCGAGCTGCAGGGCGATGCTGCCGGCCATCAGGAAGATGCCGGACCCGATCATGATGCCCATGATCAGGGACACGGAGTCCCAGAGACCCAATTCCCGGGCCAGACTCGTCACAGCCACCGTGGACGCTGAACTCGAATGATTCTGTCTCGTCATGCCGTTGGCCTCCGCCCACCGGTTGTCGCCCGGCTCACACGGGGTTCGCGTCCGGCCGATCCATGTTGTAATGCCGTATGAGGTCCGCGAGCTCACGGAGCGACGGCTCGGTTCCCTCGTCCAGGCGACCGGCAACCGCGAGCGCGTCCCTCCGAGGTTCGTCCTGCCCGAGCTTGAACTTACCCTCGAGGCGTTCAATCTCCAACTCGAAGCCGACGATGGCGGGCAGCCGGCGCGTCACCTCCGATCGCGGAATCTCGCCGAGACTCCAGCCATTCGGGATCGGCGCTTCCATGCGGGCCACCAGCGTCCCGAGGCTCGCCTCGAGTTCGGCGTCGCTCTGCAGCCGCACGTGGCCGTAGCAGTGGACGGCCGTGTAGTAGTACGTCGACGGCATGTCGCGGCCCGGGTACCAGCTCGGCGTCACGTAGGTGTACGGCCCCTCGAAGATGGCCAGCGTCGGCGCCTGCGCGGCCGCCAGCGCCTGCGCGTGCGCGTTCGCGCGGGCGAGGTGGCCCACGAGGAGGCCGAATCGGCCACGTCTGCGGTCGAGCAAGAGCGGCAGGTTGGTGGCGAGCGGACCGTGTTCGCCGTTGGTGACGAGCCGCGCCCACGGGTGGGCGTCGATGAGATCGAACATCTCGTCGTTGGTGCGCGGTTTCCAGCTGGATCTGACGAACATGGCGTCTCCATCACCTCAACGCAGGCCCGTGGCATCTTCGCCCGGGGACTGGCCCGAGGAAAGGCCCAGATACGGTCGCGTCGTTGGGTCCAGACAAAAGGACGCTGGCACCATCCACACGTCAACAACTGGCTCTTGTGTGATACCACAGGCGATGTGACTATCCGCACGATCGTGGCACAGGCGTCGCCGGCACCGGCTGGCGCGTGGTGGTCCTCATAGCTGTCGGAAGTTTGTGTAAGGAGCAGAACATGAGAGTCGCAGTCGCAGTCGCCCTCCTCGCGCTCGGGCCAGCTCTTGTGAGCGCACAGGCCCCGACCGGGGCTAAGCGGGCCTCGAAGCCAGCCACGGTCGCCGATGGCTGCCGCTACGACGCCAAGCAGCCTCGCGTCCGTTTGACGGGCACCGTCACCGACTCGTCCGGCGCATCGATCCCGTCGGCGACTGTCACCTTGAAGTGCGGCAGTTTCCGGCAGGAGGTCCGCACGCTGGCGGACGGCCAATACAAGTTCACGGTGCCGGCCGGCCCGTACCAGATCGACGTCGATGCGTCGGGCTTCGAGCCCACGGCGGAGACGGTCGACCTCAAGGCGCCGGGCGATAAGCGCGACTTCTCGTTGAACATCGGCGGCTTCCAGAGCATCGTCACGGTGACCGCGCAGGGAGGGTTCGTCGCCACGACGTCGACGGCCGCCACGAAGACGGGCGCGCCGCTCATCGAAATCGCCCAGTCGGTCTCGGTCGTGACCCTGGACCAGATGACGTCGCGTAACATCCAGACGGTCAACGAGGCCATTGAGTACAGCGGCAGCGTCAGCGTCGACACCTACGGCACCGACGCGCGGTTCGACTACATCAACATCCGCGGCTTCAACCAGTCCACCTACGGCCTGTTCCGCGACAACTCCCGCTGGCAGAGCGGGACGGTCTCGGGCCAGGTCGATCCCTACCTGCTGCAGGAAGTGGACATCGTCAAGGGACCGAGTTCGGTGCTCTACGGCCAGAACACGCCGGGCGGCCTCGTGAACCTCGTGACGAAGCGCCCCACACGCGACACGCAGAACGAACTGGTAGTCAACTTCGGCTCCAACGGGCGCAAGCAGGTGCAGGGGGACTTCAGCGGGCCGCTGGACAAGGCGGGCCACTGGCGCTACCGGGTGGTCGGACTGTTCCGCGACAGCGACACGCAGGTGGACTACGTGCCGGACAACCGGAAGATGATCGCCCCGGCGCTCACGTGGGCGCCGTCACAGAACACGACGTGGACGCTGCTCGGCGACTTCCAGCGCGACAAGACCGGCTGGGGCCAGTTCCTGCCCTCGCAGGGCACGTTCGTCTCGAACCCGCACGGCACCATCGCGAGGAACTTCTTCACCGGCGAACCGGGCTACGACTACTTCAACCGCGACCAGTGGTCGGCAGGCAGCTTGTTCGAGCACCGGTTCGGCGCCTTCACCTTCCGCAACACGTTCCGGTACTCCAGCGTCAGCTACGACGGGAAGGACGTCTTCGGCGGCGGCCTGAAGGACGACCTCCGGACGCTCAATCGCTTCGGTTTCGGCAACACGCTCGACCTCTCCATGTTCACCACCGACACCCATGCGACGGCGAGAGCCAAGACCGGGATCGTCGAGCACAGCTTTCTGTTCGGTGTCGACTACTCGCGTTCCGAAACGACGCAGCTCAGCGCGTTCGCGTTCGCCGCGCCCATCGACGTCTACGCGCCGGTCTACGGGTCGAAGGTGCCGGATCTCTTCACCTACGCCAACGTGACGCAGCCCACGTCGCTCCTGGGCATCTACGTTCAGGACCACATGAAGATCGGCAAGCAGCTCGTGTTCACCGCCAGCGGCCGGCAGGACTGGACGCGCCTGACGAACGAGGACAACCTCGCCAAGACGACCGACACGCAGAAGGCGAACAAGGCGAGCGGGCGCGTGGGAGTCAGCTATCTCACGTCCGTCGGCCTCGCGCCGTACTTCAGCTACTCCACGTCGTTCCTCCCGATGCCCGGCACCGACTTCTACGGGCATTCGTTCCTCCCGACCGAGGGCGTGCAGTACGAGGGCGGTCTCAAGTTCCAGCCCAAGAAGTCGAATAGCTTCTTCACGGCCTCCGTC contains:
- a CDS encoding amino acid permease, translating into MTRQNHSSSASTVAVTSLARELGLWDSVSLIMGIMIGSGIFLMAGSIALQLDSLSAVAGVWAFGGLLSLCGAAALSELGAALPSAGGLYVYLTTVYGPAVGFVYGWSAMALIHAGSIATLAAAIGLYAAPLLGLTPAQQKVFQILCIAAFVGVNCLGLVVGKWVQNTLTVAKLAGLGVMTVLLYSRGSVALLLDHAAPSGASVSWTGFGVALVAVLWAYDGWHFVSFAAGEVKDPSRTLPRSLLIGTALTFAIYLLVNLAYYAVLPPDLIRGTNRVAAAAVEHAFGAGTALLMSVLIAVSILGAMNGIIFGAPRVNWAMANDGLFFRSFARLSPRFRTPIVATIAQGAWAAVFTLVGSFQQLFTSYVFTSWIFYGLAVAGVIILRRRRPELERPYRCPLYPVTPIFFLVATAGIVVSTFVANFWQALLGIGLILAGVPLYFLFRALERRTARSVRTSEGAS
- a CDS encoding FMN-binding negative transcriptional regulator, coding for MFVRSSWKPRTNDEMFDLIDAHPWARLVTNGEHGPLATNLPLLLDRRRGRFGLLVGHLARANAHAQALAAAQAPTLAIFEGPYTYVTPSWYPGRDMPSTYYYTAVHCYGHVRLQSDAELEASLGTLVARMEAPIPNGWSLGEIPRSEVTRRLPAIVGFELEIERLEGKFKLGQDEPRRDALAVAGRLDEGTEPSLRELADLIRHYNMDRPDANPV
- a CDS encoding TonB-dependent siderophore receptor, with product MRVAVAVALLALGPALVSAQAPTGAKRASKPATVADGCRYDAKQPRVRLTGTVTDSSGASIPSATVTLKCGSFRQEVRTLADGQYKFTVPAGPYQIDVDASGFEPTAETVDLKAPGDKRDFSLNIGGFQSIVTVTAQGGFVATTSTAATKTGAPLIEIAQSVSVVTLDQMTSRNIQTVNEAIEYSGSVSVDTYGTDARFDYINIRGFNQSTYGLFRDNSRWQSGTVSGQVDPYLLQEVDIVKGPSSVLYGQNTPGGLVNLVTKRPTRDTQNELVVNFGSNGRKQVQGDFSGPLDKAGHWRYRVVGLFRDSDTQVDYVPDNRKMIAPALTWAPSQNTTWTLLGDFQRDKTGWGQFLPSQGTFVSNPHGTIARNFFTGEPGYDYFNRDQWSAGSLFEHRFGAFTFRNTFRYSSVSYDGKDVFGGGLKDDLRTLNRFGFGNTLDLSMFTTDTHATARAKTGIVEHSFLFGVDYSRSETTQLSAFAFAAPIDVYAPVYGSKVPDLFTYANVTQPTSLLGIYVQDHMKIGKQLVFTASGRQDWTRLTNEDNLAKTTDTQKANKASGRVGVSYLTSVGLAPYFSYSTSFLPMPGTDFYGHSFLPTEGVQYEGGLKFQPKKSNSFFTASVFQIAQTNVIVPDPANVLNYLQQGEIRSRGFEVEGTGNVAEGLNFHASYSYLGQEVTKTTDAPVLGKRPPLAPDQLFGLSGDYVVTSGALTGLGVGFGVRYVGTMAGDATNTIEVPSYTLLDMSARYLWKAMEFQLTATNLTDKAYVAVCTSASYCNYGSARKIIGSIRYRWQKW